One Dermatophagoides farinae isolate YC_2012a chromosome 6, ASM2471394v1, whole genome shotgun sequence genomic window carries:
- the LOC124494245 gene encoding uncharacterized protein LOC124494245: protein MIHNLYSDKSSIYFDDDYEEFDKIHKSRSSSSSSSSSMTLANDSGRSSSSSASSTCGSCSNSDTDDLDIVIDPIPSTDVLKHIVEQIEQYFTDENLIQNEFLCKNIRRNKQGFVNISLIASLRRIKSITKFHPEPIRLIAYALYYIGSDRLELNDLWTKIRRKIPLPPIDDQNKYNRTVVVIGVPAIKANVDLIHHDFAMFGLIHSVRIFDRHTFYPSHDKLFKDIDQKSLSKIAEDHLIASVEFNSKSDAEKCFRSQRILSLEDEEWSSVRIYLASDDIDHH, encoded by the coding sequence ATGATTCACAATCTTTATAGCGACAAAAGTTCAAtctattttgatgatgattatgaagaaTTCGACAAGATTCACAAGTCAcgatcatcttcatcgtcttcatcttcatcaatgACCTTGGCCAATGATAGTGGTAGAAGTAGCAgttcatcagcatcatctaCATGTGGTTCATGTTCAAATTCCGATACAGATGATTTAGACATTGTAATTGATCCAATACCCAGCACAGATGTATTGAAACATATTgttgaacaaattgaacaatatttTACCGATGAAAATctaattcaaaatgaatttctttgTAAAAATATTCGCCGTAATAAACAAGGTTTTGTTAACATATCATTGATTGCATCGTTACGTCGTATTAAATCGATAACGAAATTTCATCCAGAACCAATACGTCTTATTGCCTATgcattatattatattggATCAGATAGAttggaattgaatgatttatgGACCAAAATTCGTCGTAAAATACCATTACCACCGATTGATGATCAGAATAAATATAATCGAACTGTTGTCGTGATTGGTGTACCGGCCATCAAAGCtaatgttgatttgattcatcatgattttgCCATGTTTGGCCTCATACATTCTGTTCGAATTTTCGATCGTCATACATTCTATCCAAGTcatgataaattatttaaagatattgatcaaaaatcattgtcAAAAATAGCGGAAGATCATTTGATTGCATCTGTTGAATTTAATTCCAAATCTGATgctgaaaaatgttttcgatCACAaagaatattatcattagaaGATGAAGAATGGTCATCAGTTCGAATATATCTTGCATCTGACgatatcgatcatcattga
- the Dsor1 gene encoding mitogen-activated protein kinase kinase 1, producing MSSLANNKNKLGLTLPSSSATITTANNNLPSSSNNNNVSTIKNDSIHHVNNITSSSSSINNTGIIDNDGGGGGVGGSFIPPQLAPISLLNSQQPSSHRQQQQSSNQNHVQNQNFFIDEQSNDHCNKQQQQQHCLQQQSKMKKSTLTEKNSDSNVVADQQQQHADANLNELLRTLEGLELDDQQRIRLETFILSKRKVGDLVSADDFIEMHALGSGNGGVVSKVLHRPTQTIMARKMIRLEVKPVIRNQILRELKILHNCNSPHIVGFYGAFYSDGEINICMEYMDGGSFDLVLKNAGRIDEHILGKVTTTVIKGLNYLREKHQIIHRDVKPSNILVNSRGEIKICDFGVSGQLIDSMANSFVGTRSYMSPERLQGIHYSVQSDIWSLGLSLVEMALGRYPIPPPNEKVLRMIFGDHYDPKMDHPSSSTTTMTSSSPLIIPESSSSSSQHQQQQNFGSNHSNSSGSGGGSDCLAVQPLSIFAQLDYIVTDPPPTLPLSIFSREFKDFVDSCLKKNPSERPDLNGLMNHPYIKRSEQEKVDIAPWICKVMNLKPPPQDTVTNTSSISSSKHHGNLSSPSAMMTTTTMNLCSSDNNNNNSDESNSRQIRRQSQTTTTSS from the exons ATGAGTAGCCTAGcaaataataagaataaatTGGGCTTaacattaccatcatcatcggcaacAATCACGAcggccaataataatttgccATCATcgagtaataataataatgtatcgacaataaaaaatgattcgattcatcatGTAAACAatattacatcatcatcatcatcaataaataatacaggaattattgataatgatggtggtggtggtggtgttggtggcaGTTTTATACCACCACAATTAGCACCAATCTCATTATTAAATTCACAACAACCATCAAGTCAtcgacagcaacaacaatcatcaaatcaaaatcatgtacagaatcaaaattttttcattgatgaacaatcaaatgatcattgtaataaacaacaacaacaacaacattgtttacagcaacaatcgaaaatgaaaaaatctacgttgaccgaaaaaaatagcgattcaaatgttgttgctgatcaacaacaacaacatgcaGATGCAAAtctaaatgaattattacgAACACTGGAAGGCTTGGAATTAGATGATCAACAACGGATACGGCTAGAAACATTTATATTATCAAAACGTAAAGTCGGTGATTTAGTCAGCGCCGATGATTTTATCGAAATGCATGCATTAGGTTctggtaatggtggtgtcGTTAGTAAAGTATTACATCGTCCAACACAAACAATAATGGCCAGAAAGATGATTCGATTAGAAGTGAAACCTGTGATACGTAATCAAATACTTagagaattgaaaatattacaTAATTGTAATTCACCACATATCGTTGGTTTTTATGGTGCCTTTTATTCGGATGGTGAAATTAATATCTGTATGGAATATATG GATGGTGGATCATTTGATCTGGTATTGAAAAATGCTGGCCGTATTGATGAACATATTTTGGGTAAAGTGACAACGACTGTTATTAAAGGATTAAATTATCTTCGtgaaaaacatcaaattattcatcGAG ATGTAAAACCATCAAATATATTGGTAAATTCACGtggtgaaataaaaatttgtgatTTTGGTGTTAGTGGACAATTAATTGATTCGATGGCCAATTCATTTGTCGGTACACGTTCATACATGTCG cCCGAACGTTTACAAGGAATACATTATTCCGTGCAATCAGATATATGGAGTCTTGGTTTATCATTAGTTGAAATGGCATTAGGCCGTTATccaataccaccaccaaatgaaaaagtaTTGCGTATGATATTTggtgatcattatgatccgAAAATGgatcatccatcatcatcaacaacaacgatgacatcatcatcacctttAATCATtccagaatcatcatcatcatcgtcacaacatcaacaacaacagaattttgGCTCAAATCATAGTAACAGCAGTGGAAGTGGCGGTGGTAGTGACTGTTTAGCCGTACaaccattatcaatatttgcTCAATTGGATTATATTGTCACGGATCCACCACCAACATTACCATTGAGCATATTTAGTCGTGAATTTaaagattttgttgattcttGTTTAAAAAAGAATCCAAGTGAACGACCTGATCTTAATGGTTTAATG aATCATCCATATATAAAACGTTCGGAACAAGAAAAAGTGGATATTGCACCTTGGATATGTAAGGTGATGAATCtgaaaccaccaccacaagaTACAGTAACGAATacatcatcgatatcatcatcaaaacatcatggaaatttatcatcaccatcggcCATGATGACGACTACGACAATGAATTTATGCAGctctgataataataataataatagcgaTGAAAGCAATAGCCGTCAAATTAGACGAcaatcacaaacaacaacaacaagcagcTAG
- the LOC124494242 gene encoding uncharacterized protein LOC124494242: protein MSSDIDQSMQIMEIVQSINQAISTANLAQFKSIIEPLGNDINQYIIVDDESDTQMNILHIIASREYHPMAIDNDNYRSDVFHKFIDIIHQYDQFDVDYRASIDGQYNMTAAHIAIQWQNLPMLEALIFYGADLLICDCNGQNVQDYARNIGNDQLFRLVKRSIYESIESRLEFSHPNLDNHHHYNDGDNGYYYAVPRPVARDDEDDYDDDVNCSLAPHSSSSTLAISSISGYQRSPSIGRQSSTNLSITPNHSSIIDRFNSNATFTSEANSETSLSFRSFQNLLNQAFYHHRNHSSQQIMTNNSDSNISENNLNQDENHREESSLMIINDNKSQKSNSANNNNYETITVVKESDVELVEQRFESVSSPLKLDISNESSASTESTGSNIDEFIMKMNDTQLRQELNRFGFEIVGPLNSHTRHCYQRKFHTLRKENEQQAQQNQQKQPQRQKQTEQDGEIQAKMANYHIEFDLIRSRKFPFIEARRYEMQLIEQFSISTMNNDDSPEFSTLRNGKKKFTIKSDQTYFVYLLLDPSITKNLPAQVNLLLDDQTQSNDNPMEQFCTMINDYRLFYRFISAIFYVGKGKNDRPYQHFIDAHRERKQPTKLDIKPKIQRIWTIWDRGLGPISLNDCQGIKSDEAHAREALIIETIGLFNLTNQIAGSYRQQLQLNQRQKSILGTYLLYKFFIMYLCTGERQIRIP, encoded by the exons ATGTCATCagatattgatcaatcaatgcaAATAATGGAGATtgttcaatcgatcaatcaggCCATTTCGACAGCTAACTT AGCACAATTTAAATCGATCATTGAACCATTGGGCAATgatatcaatcaatacattattgtggatgatgaatcaGATACACAGATGAATATATTGCATATAATAGCATCACGTGAATACCATCCAATGGctatcgataatgataattatcgatCGGATGTATTTCATAAATTTATCGATATAATTCACCAATATGATCAATTCGATGTTGATTATCGTGCATCGATTGATGGACAATACAATATGACCGCCGCACATATTGCTATCCAATGGCAAAATCTACCAATGCTTGAAGCATTAATATTTTATGGTGCAGATCTATTAATTTGTGATTGTAATGGACAAAATGTTCAGGATTATGCCCGTAATATTGGAAATGATCAATTGTTTCGATTGGTTAAACGTTCCATTtatgaatcgattgaatcacGATTAGAATTTTCGCATCCAAATCtagataatcatcatcattataatgatggtgataatggttattattatgctgTACCAAGACCTGTTGCACgcgatgatgaggatgattatgatgatgatgttaattgTTCTTTAGCTcctcattcatcatcatcaacattggcTATATCAAGTATTAGTGGTTATCAAAGATCTCCATCCATTGGTAGACAAAGTTCGacaaatttatcaatcacaCCGAATCATTCATCGATCATTGATCGCTTTAATTCTAATGCAACATTTACATCGGAAGCAAATTCtgaaacatcattatcatttcgtAGTTTTCAAAATCTATTGAATCAAgcattctatcatcatcgtaatcattCATCACAACAAATTATGACCAATAATAGTGATTCAAATATTAGTGAAAATAATCTAAATCAAGATGAAAATCATCGTGAAGAATCATCactgatgatcatcaatgataataaaagtcaaaaatccaatagtgccaataataataattacgaAACCATAACGGTAGTGAAAGAAAGTGATGTTGAACTTGTTGAACAACGATTCGAATCTGTTTCTAGTCCTTTGAAGTTAGACATATCGAATGAATCATCTGCATCGACAGAATCCACTGGAtccaatattgatgaattcattatgaaaatgaacgatACACAATTACGTCAGGAATTAAATCGTTTTGGATTCGAAATTGTAGGTCCATTAAATTCTCATACACGTCATTGTTATCAACGAAAATTTCATACATTACgtaaagaaaatgaacaacaagcACAACAGAATCAGCAAAAACAGCCtcaacgacaaaaacaaacggaACAAGACGGTGAAATTCAGGCCAAAATGGCTAATTATCATATCGAATTTGACTTGATTCGTTCTcgaaaatttccattcattgaAGCACGTCGTTACGAAATGCAATTGATAGAACAATTTTCGATATCGacgatgaataatgatgatagtcCAGAATTTTCGACACTTcgaaatggaaagaaaaaattcacaattaaATCGGATCAAacatattttgtttatttattattagatCCTTCTATTACGAAAAATTTACCAGCACAAGTAAATTTATTACTTGATGATCAAACtcaatcgaatgataatCCAATGGAACAATTTTGtacaatgatcaatgattatcgCTTGTTTTATCGATTTATATCAGCAATATTTTATGTTGGTAAAGGTAAAAATGATCGTCCATATCAACATTTTATCGATGCTCATCGTGAACGTAAACAACCTACAAAATTGGatataaaaccaaaaatccAACGAATCTGGACAATATGGGATCGTGGCTTGGGTCCGATTTCACTTAATGATTGTCAAGGTATTAAATCGGATGAAGCACATGCACGTGAAGCATTGATCATCGAAACAATTGGTTTATTTAATCTTACCAATCAAATTGCCGGCAGTTATCGGcaacaattacaattaaatcaacgacaaaaaagTATATTAGGTACATATTTactttataaattttttataatgTATTTATGTACCGGCGAAAGACAGATTCGAATTccttga
- the CSN3 gene encoding COP9 signalosome subunit 3, with the protein MSTDKLLAIIRSHSLQGQYTQMADYIFGDIVFKNSLIVDELIRNLDIQENTVAILYLLCRQQTNQQNNLNGSGGGVNASSSSSTTTASSSNKNNNNNTANPTKSSSSSRQSISQIIEFINDCNENQIKQAPNHFASLCHSLTEYLMEIDQPLKGLEPLSRSIQKVQQSPTQLTSIHTDLCKLALIGKCLKPALTFLDIDITDISRENDCYDVKYFLSYYYYGGIIYSIIQNYERAFLFFQTVLSVTGAAISQISIEAYKKYILVSLLQNGRVIPLMAKQVNNYLNRSVKPFCGPYNMLITEYTNGSIESLNDLLDTYRKDFQDDQNIGLVKQVISSLVKVKMQKLTKTFMTLSLKDMAQRVHLPNVEEAEKKILHMIENGEIFAQINQKDGMVEFHDNPEKYDSLQMYKMIEEQINKCMCLNEKLKTLDQDIAINPKYIQKMRNNDGDLV; encoded by the exons ATGTCGACGGATAAATTATTGGCCATAATACGGTCACATTCGTTacaag GTCAATATACACAGATGGCAGATTATATATTTGGTGATATtgtatttaaaaattcattgattgtcgATGAATTGATACGAAATCTAGATATCCAAGAAAATACTGTTGCTATTCTTTattt GCTTTGtcgacaacaaacaaatcaacagAATAATCTGAATggcagtggtggtggtgtcaatgcaagttcatcatcatcaacgacaacggCAAGTTCatccaataaaaataacaacaataatacgGCTAATCCAACgaaatcatcgtcatcatcaagacAATCGATATcacaaattattgaattcataaatgattgtaatgaaaatcaGATTAAACAAGCACCGAATCATT TTGCATCATTATGTCATTCATTGACTGAATACCTGATGGAAATTGATCAACCATTAAAAGGTTTAGAGCCATTATCAAGATCTATACAAAAAGTACAACAATCACCGACACAATTAACATCGATACATACAGATCTATGTAAATTGGCATTGATtggaaaatgtttgaaaccAGCACTGACATTTCTTGATATCGATATCACCGATATAAGTCGTGAAAATGATTGTTATGAtgtaaaatattttctttcctattattattatggtggtattatatattcaatcataCAGAATTATGAACGTGCTTTTCTGTTCTTTCAAACGGTATTATCAGTTACCGGTGCTGCGATTTCCCAAATTTCAATCGAAGCATATAAGAAATATAttcttgtttcattattacaaAATGGACGTGTTATACCTTTGATGGCAAAACAAGTGAATAATTATCTTAATCGTTCAGTAAAACCATTTTGTGGCCCTTATAATATGCTTATAACTGAATATACAAATGGATccattgaatcattgaacGATTTATTAGATACTTATCGTAAAGATTTTCAagatgatcaaaatattgGCCTCGTCAAACAAGTGATTAGTTCATTGGTCAAAGTGAAGATGCAAAAATTGACCAAAACATTTATGACACTATCGTTGAAAGATATGGCCCAACGTGTTCATCTACCGAATGTTGAAGAAgctgaaaagaaaattcttcatatg attgaaaatggtgaaatATTTGCACAGATCAATCAAAAAGATGGTATGGTAGAATTTCATGATAATCCAGAAAAATATGATTCATTACAAATgtataaaatgattgaagaaCAGATTAACAAATGTAtgtgtttgaatgaaaaattgaaaacattagATCAGGATATAGCTATCAATCcaaaatatatacaaaaaatgcgtaataatgatggtgatttggtttga
- the Pmi gene encoding transmembrane protein Pmi — protein MIDDTTFFEFGQEMIVIREIFDGAHELFENELERAFEFGCPTIVIEPCRLGDETARWIWFGEYLTRYSIVTGVGSIVTGLLWPDRIFVQSALLSTALLAHGIHLVSWQQDICSNYRVESDPEQYLQLMATQQQQTKYSEIDTVSLVTSTQEFIPGIGSDSGSSDDKQQQQQQQSSSSSPPDPSSAKRQQQNRYRPTNPYEMILSTSARRQRPPVVLCRRSNDDLRRSNWINAAVSLLAIAFSFIRLVRSSFFHHHHHTANNKTMITTKSTLNQNFQSSWSSFLKTLI, from the exons ATGATTGACGATAC aacattttttgaatttggcCAAGAAATGATTGTCATTAGAGAAATATTTGATGGTGCCCATGAATTATTCGAAAATGAACTTGAACGTGCATTCGAATTTGGCTGTCCAACCATTGTGATTGAACCATGTCGTTTGGGTGACGAAACAGCACGTTGGATATGGTTTGGTGAATATCTAACAAGATATTCTATTGTTACCGGTGTTGGTTCAATTGTAACCGGATTATTATGGCCAGATAGAATTTTCGTTCAATCTGCATTGCTTAGCACTGCTTTATTGGCGCATGGTATACATCTGGTTTCATGGCAACAGGATATATGTTCCAATTATCGTGTAGAATCTGATCCTGAACAATATTTACAGTTAATggcaacacaacaacaacaaacaaaatattcagaAATCGATACGGTATCATTGGTCACATCTACTCAGGAATTTATACCCGGTATCGGTTCTGATAGTGGATCATCGGATGataaacaacagcaacaacaacaacaatcatcatcatcatcaccaccagaTCCATCATCGGctaaacgacaacaacagaatcgtTATCGTCCAACAAATCCATATGAAATGATTCTATCAACATCGGCACGAAGACAACGACCACCGGTTGTATTATGTCGTCGATCGAACGATGATTTACGACGTTCGAATTGGATCAATGCAGCCGTATCATTATTGGCCATtgctttttcattcattcgtcttgttcgatcatcatttttccatcatcatcatcatacagccaacaacaaaacgatgataacaacaaaatcaacattgaatcaaaatttccaatcatcgtggtcatcatttttgaaaactttgatctag